GCGAGTCAATGGGGATCCAGCCTCCGTTCATGGGACTTTTCAGCATGACCCAGCCGTTTTCGAAACGGGGAAAATTGGTGACCCTCGTTCCTACTGCCAGAGTTCCGATAATGCCTGCATCAGGATTAGGGGAACTCCGAACGATGAGACCGCCTCTGCTGTCGCCCGCAACAACCGTCCCGGTGATGGGGCCGACGATCTCTTCCGGAAAAGCAGAAGCCGAACTCACACCTGACCAGATGCCGGTTATACAGACCATAGCGGCTAACAGTGCAAGTCGCGGATATATGGATTTCATCTTGTGCCTCCAAGTTCATACAAACTCATATGGTACTGGGACGGACTGAACCACGTGCGGATGTTGGATAATAATATCGGAAAAGAGCCATCTTTCTGACACCTTTTTTCGCATTCGAAGATGCTCTCGCGACCGGAATGAAAAATCACGGGAATACGACGTGTGGTGAAAGAATGTACTCTGGTGTCCGGCCGATGCCCTAAATTAATTCAAAAAATGGCTTTCTTTTGATAGAATGCCTTTGACCGAGTTTAGTTTTCCAAGGACCAGATATCGAAAGTCTTTATTGGATCGACCTGTTTCGCAAATCTCCTGACAAAAATTTGGTTTCTGGGGAGACTCGTGAGACAGTTAGTGCTACAGAAAAAGAATACACTGCTCAGTATACAGTGGGTTTTCGGAATTCTGGGATCTTGTCATTTATATAGTTGACACAGATCCCGTTGCCGCATAGGGCACGGGGGACAGAAGGTACACTGCGTTGAACTGAGTCAACGAGTTGACTCTTCCAAAGCACCTCATATCACATCTGTTTTTGACAAGAGGATGATTGCCGAATCATGCGATTTCAGAAATCATGTGGAGTTACTCTGCTCTGCTCGTTCATTCCGGTTTTCAGATCCGACTTCTATAAACCACAGTGTTTGGGAGCTGATTTTTGAATCACCGGAAGTCTACAATCTCAAAGGAGAAGGCCGACTTTATGGCAATTCTGATTGGTAATCGTGAAGTACACCGGAGTGTGGTTCTCATCGTTGCTACGTTTCTGGTCCTGTATTTGACAAGCACATATGATTATCTACTTTTCCATAGTCTGGCAGAGATCTTCAGCATCTTAATCGGCTGCGGCATTTTTCTGATCGCATATAATGTTCGGCAATTCTTGAGGAATAATTATTTCCTCTTCATTGGTGTAGCTTATTTCTTTGTAGCTGGTTTGGATCTGGTCCATATGTTTGCCTATAAGGGTATGGGGATCTTCTCGAGTCATGATGCCAACTTACCCACTCAGCTATGGATCGCTGCTCGTTACCTGCAGAGCATTTCGCTTCTCGTTGCTCCGCTATTTATTGGACGAAAGCCTGGAGTCTTTGTCCTTATAGCGATCTTTTCGGCAATATTCTCGTTTCTGCTTCTATCGATCTTTTATCTAAGGATTTTTCCCGCATGCTATGTAGAAGGCAGCGGGCTGACTACGTTCAAGATAGTCAGCGAATATACCATCTGTCTGATTCTCTCAGGTGCGTTAATCTTTGTCCTTGCACGCAAGGAAGAGTTTGACGCTCAGGTTCTTCGGCTGATTATCGGGTCCATCGTTGTCACCATCTTCTCCGAATTGAGCTTCACGCTGTATATCAGTGTCTACGGGTTTGCCAATTTTCTGGGGCATTTTCTCAAAATCGTCGCTTTCTATCTCCTGTATAGGGCACTCATCGAGATAGGTCTCAGGATGCCCTATAGACTGCTGTTCAGGGAGTTGGCGAGTGAGAAGGAAGCTTTACGGAAGTCAGAGGCAGAGTACCGAAATCTGGTGGACAATCTCAATGATATAATCTTCAAAATCGATGCCGAGGGGAAACTCACATACGTCAGCAAGCCGGTAACCTCTGTATTGGGATACGAACCTCAGGAATTGGTAAATCGATATTTCGCGTCCTTCATTCATCCTGAGGACGCGACCCGGTTCTCCGAAGGCATTCAGCATTGCCTTGAAGAAAGAATCTATCAAAACGAATTCCGGATTTGTACCAAGCAGGGCGAGTACCGTCGGGTCACAACTTCCAGCAGGGCAACTATGGAACACGGCAAGGCCGTGGGCGTCCAAGGAATTGTCACAGATATCACCGACATAACCGAGCGAAAACGGGCTGAAGAAGAACTCAAGCAAAGCGAAGCTCGTTTGGTAAGGTCCCAGGCAATAGCACATCTTGGAAGCTGGGAGCTCGATCTTGTCAATGACATTCTCACCTGGTCCGATGAAGTCTACAGGATTTTCGGCTTACAGCCGCAGGAATTCAAAGCAACGTATGGCGCCTTTCTCGAGGCTGTACATCCGGACGACCGTGCCGCGGTCGATGAAGCCTATTCGAGTTCATTGCGCGAGGAGCGAGACACGTACGAGATCGTGCACAGAGTGATCAGAAGATCGAACAGTGAAGTTCGTACCGTTCACGAAAGATGCGATCACATTCGGGACAAATCAGGCCGGATCGTTCGTTCGATAGGAATGGTGCACGATATAACCGAGCGTAAGAAAGCTGAGGACAAGCTCCGTGAAAGCGAAGAACGCAATCGTTTTCTCGCCGGTGTTGTGGAGTCTGCATTGCAGCCTTTTGCGGTGGGTCATGTGGACGGCACCATTAGCACTTTTAATAAGGCGTACTGCGATCTGGTCGGCTATACGGAAGCAGAGCTGCGGCATATGGACTGGTTTCAGAATCTCACACCGCCGGAATACCGTGACTTCGAATCAGCAAAGCTTGCTGAACTCAGGGCCACTAAAACGCCAGTGCGGTACGAAAAGGAGTACATCCGCAAAGATGGAACCCGAGTTCCCGTCGAATTGCTCGTACACCTCACCACGAATAGCAAGGGAGAGCCTGTATTTTATTCCTTCATAACCGATCTTACCGATCACAAGAGAGTCGAAGCCGCAATACGAGCGCTGAATCAGGAGCTTGAACAAAGAGTCCTAGAGCGCACAGCGGAATTGGCGGATTCGAATGAAAAGCTCAAGGCCGAGGTGGAAGAAAGAAGGCAGGCGGAACAGAAATTTCGTTCGATTTTCGAGAACAGCCTTGATGGTCTGTTGTTCCTCTCTCCTTCGGATGGGAGTATATTATTGGCCAATTCTGCAGCATGCGCCCTGTTCGGATACTCGGAACCCGACCTGCTCAAGCTTAGCCGAGATAGTATTTTTGCTCCGGAATTGGATGGTTTCGAGCGAGAAAAGCAGTCCAGGAGTTTCCGAGGAGAGTTGAACTGTATGCGCAGAGACGGCACTACATTTCCGGCAGAAATATCCTCTGCCATCTTTCACGATGCTGCCGGAGAAGAGCGATCGTGTGTCGTTATACGAGATATTACCCAACGAAAAAAGTCTGAAGAAGCGCTTCTCAAGTGGGGCCAGGTGTTCGAGCATGCACAATGGGGCATCGTGGTGAGCAGTGACGACAAGAAATCTCTGGCCTTTATGAATCCGGAATTTGCCAAGATGCACGGTTACACTCTGGAGGAATTGACAGGCCGTCCCATTCTGGATGTATTCGCTCCCGACGAACGGTCAGGCCTTGCCGATCACATCGCTATTGCGAATGAAAAAGGCCATCATATCTGGGAATCCAAACATATTCGGAAGAACGGGACCGTCTTCCCGGTCCTTATCGATGCAACGGCAGTAAAAGACGAAACCGGCGAAGTCCTGTATCGCGTCGTCAACGTCCAGGACATAACAGAGCGTAAGCATGCAGAAAATATGCTTAGACGCACACTTGACGACCTAAGCAGGTCGAACGCAGATCTTCAGCAATTTGCGTACGTAGCATCTCACGATTTACAGGAGCCCCTTCGTAATGTGGCCACATGTCTGCAGATGTTGGAGAAGAAATATAAGCACCAATTAGGTGAAGATGCAGACCGGTACATCCGTTTTGCCGTGGATGGCGCAGTTCGCATGAAAGCGCTCATTCAAGACCTCTTGACGTATTCCCGTGTTGCCACTGGCGAAAAAATTTCAGAGCACATAGAGTGTGGACAAATATTAGATCAAACACTGGAAAATCTGCGATCAACCATCATCGAGACAAGCGCGGAGATAACTCACGATCCGCTCCCGACAATTGCTGCAGATCCCACGCAATTGTTGCAGGTTTTTCAGAATCTTATCGCAAACGCCATGAAATTTCGCGGTGGGAAACGGCCCCACATTCATGTTTCGGCAGAGAGAAATGCTCACGGATGGGTTTTTTCCATTCGAGACAACGGTATTGGCATCGCCTCTCGTCACGTGGACAGAATCTTCGTAATTTTTCAGCGGCTGAACAAGAGATCCGAATATGACGGCACGGGAATGGGACTTGCCATTGTAAAGAAGATTATAGAACGACACGGCGGTAAAGTCTGGGTGGAGTCTGAGGTTGGTGAAGGATC
The sequence above is a segment of the Desulfomonile tiedjei DSM 6799 genome. Coding sequences within it:
- a CDS encoding PAS domain S-box protein, producing MAILIGNREVHRSVVLIVATFLVLYLTSTYDYLLFHSLAEIFSILIGCGIFLIAYNVRQFLRNNYFLFIGVAYFFVAGLDLVHMFAYKGMGIFSSHDANLPTQLWIAARYLQSISLLVAPLFIGRKPGVFVLIAIFSAIFSFLLLSIFYLRIFPACYVEGSGLTTFKIVSEYTICLILSGALIFVLARKEEFDAQVLRLIIGSIVVTIFSELSFTLYISVYGFANFLGHFLKIVAFYLLYRALIEIGLRMPYRLLFRELASEKEALRKSEAEYRNLVDNLNDIIFKIDAEGKLTYVSKPVTSVLGYEPQELVNRYFASFIHPEDATRFSEGIQHCLEERIYQNEFRICTKQGEYRRVTTSSRATMEHGKAVGVQGIVTDITDITERKRAEEELKQSEARLVRSQAIAHLGSWELDLVNDILTWSDEVYRIFGLQPQEFKATYGAFLEAVHPDDRAAVDEAYSSSLREERDTYEIVHRVIRRSNSEVRTVHERCDHIRDKSGRIVRSIGMVHDITERKKAEDKLRESEERNRFLAGVVESALQPFAVGHVDGTISTFNKAYCDLVGYTEAELRHMDWFQNLTPPEYRDFESAKLAELRATKTPVRYEKEYIRKDGTRVPVELLVHLTTNSKGEPVFYSFITDLTDHKRVEAAIRALNQELEQRVLERTAELADSNEKLKAEVEERRQAEQKFRSIFENSLDGLLFLSPSDGSILLANSAACALFGYSEPDLLKLSRDSIFAPELDGFEREKQSRSFRGELNCMRRDGTTFPAEISSAIFHDAAGEERSCVVIRDITQRKKSEEALLKWGQVFEHAQWGIVVSSDDKKSLAFMNPEFAKMHGYTLEELTGRPILDVFAPDERSGLADHIAIANEKGHHIWESKHIRKNGTVFPVLIDATAVKDETGEVLYRVVNVQDITERKHAENMLRRTLDDLSRSNADLQQFAYVASHDLQEPLRNVATCLQMLEKKYKHQLGEDADRYIRFAVDGAVRMKALIQDLLTYSRVATGEKISEHIECGQILDQTLENLRSTIIETSAEITHDPLPTIAADPTQLLQVFQNLIANAMKFRGGKRPHIHVSAERNAHGWVFSIRDNGIGIASRHVDRIFVIFQRLNKRSEYDGTGMGLAIVKKIIERHGGKVWVESEVGEGSTFYFTIPHSTRAERAQKFR